A window of the Bombina bombina isolate aBomBom1 chromosome 3, aBomBom1.pri, whole genome shotgun sequence genome harbors these coding sequences:
- the AKAP17A gene encoding A-kinase anchor protein 17A isoform X1 — translation MAAATIVHDTSEAVELCDLFGLYLKPITKMIISVALPQLKQPGKSISNWEVMERLKGMVTKHQFSTLRISKSTMDFIRFEGEVENKSLVKEFVVALDSKSIKLSGFSDILKVRAAEYKIDFPTRHDWDSFFRDAKDMNENLPGERPDTIHLEGLPCKWFAQKDSGSEKPSEEVLVKVFSTFGDIRNVDIPMLDPYREEMTGRNFHTFSFGGHLNFESYVQYQEYAGFVKAMNALRGMKLMYKGDDGKAVACNIKVSFDSTKHLSETSIKKRQLERQKLQELEQRREDLKRKEKEAEERQKEEERRQKELEELEKERKRKEKLRRKEEKQKEREARRNKKKLQKMQAEEQKRLQEKIRLEERRLLLAQRNLQSIRLIAELLSRVKAVKLHEQEEKEAERIRLLELEERRKEQEAELKRVEEEKQRALELQRKEKELREKLLNSLFTRNLLAVSQSKEEPKSFQCYPLQPSENIPRAASLSYVTSTSTQTSRAQIPSDYEQFMAQSTYANSNLQSLNGIYSADPSLQECKLNISNVNLGTQLYPHANILSNTTLHNTSAGNDQNVNLNKSHANESNIELESPKGQWVSSKYSHAQGKIQKSEMKHRRDSSSEEDRHSKGRKKHKKHSSRDRSPGRKSVSPKSNRHKSYYDKDTRDKHSHKRKRHRKRSYSRERKSWRS, via the exons ATGGCAGCTGCGACTATAGTCCATGATACTTCTGAAGCTGTGGAGCTTTGTGATTTATTTGGACTTTATCTAAAGCCTATCACAAAGATGATCATCAGTGTGGCCCTTCCACAGCTGAAGCAGCCAGGGAAGTCTATATCTAACTGGGAAGTCATGGAACGACTAAAAGGGATGGTAACTAAACATCAGTTTTCAACCTTGCGAATCTCCAAAAGCACCATGGACTTTATACGGTTTGAAGGAGAGGTGGAGAACAAAAGTTTGGTTAAGGAATTTGTAGTTGCCTTGGATAGTAAAAGCATAAAACTTAGTGGATTCTCGGATATTCTAAAAGTTAgagctgctgagtataaaataGATTTTCCTACTAGGCATGACTGGGATTCTTTTTTCCGTGATGCAAAAGATATGAATGAGAATCTACCAGGAGAAAGACCAGATACAATCCACCTGGAAGGACTGCCTTGCAAATGGTTTGCACAGAAAGACTCTGGTTCTGAAAAGCCTAGTGAAGAAGTCCTTGTGAAAGTCTTCAGTACCTTTGGGGATATAAGGAATGTGGATATACCAATGCTTGATCCCTATAGAGAAGAAATGACTGGCCGAAACTTTCATACATTTAGCTTTGGTGGACACTTGAACTTCGAATCCTATGTGCAATACCAAGAGTATGCAGGCTTTGTAAAGGCCATGAACGCTCTCAGAGGAATGAAACTGATGTACAAAGGGGATGATGGAAAAGCAGTGGCTTGTAATATTAAG GTTTCTTTTGATTCAACCAAACACTTGAGTGAAACTTCTATAAAAAAACGCCAGCTTGAACGTCAGAAATTGCAAGAACTTGAGCAGCGCAGAGAAGATTTGAAAAGAAAGGAGAAGGAAGCTGAGGAAAGGCAAAAAGAAGAAGAGCG CAGACAAAAAGAGCTAGAAGAGCTTGAAAAAGAGAGAAAACGCAAAGAGAAGTTAAGGCGGAAAGAGGAGAAACAAAAGGAACGAGAagctagaagaaataaaaaaaagctgcaaaaaatGCAAGCGGAGGAGCAGAAGAGATTGCAGGAGAAAATCCGGCTTGAAGAAAGAAGACTTTTACTGGCTCAAAGGAATTTGCAGTCCATCAGGCTAATTGCAGAGCTGCTGAGTAGAGTTAAG GCAGTGAAACTTCATGAGCAAGAAGAGAAGGAAGCTGAAAGGATTCGTCTTCTTGAGTTAGAGGAGAGAAGAAAGGAACAAGAGGCAGAATTGAAACGTGTGGAAGAGGAAAAGCAGCGAGCTCTGGAGCTTCAGCGCAAAGAGAAGGAACTGAGAGAGAAGCTCTTGAACAGTCTGTTTACCAGAAACTTGCTTGCTGTCTCTCAAAGCAAAGAAGAGCCCAAATCATTCCAGTGTTACCCTCTTCAGCCTAGTGAAAACATTCCTCGGGCTGCTTCATTAAGCTATGTCACATCTACCTCCACTCAGACTTCTAGAGCCCAGATACCTTCAGACTACGAACAATTTATGGCACAAAGTACCTATGCAAATTCAAATCTACAGAGTTTAAATGGGATCTATTCTGCAGATCCTTCTTTGCAGGAATGCAAACTTAATATCAGTAATGTAAACCTTGGTACGCAGTTGTACCCACATGCCAACATTTTGTCAAATACTACTCTACATAATACTTCTGCAGGAAATGATCAAAATGTTAACTTGAATAAATCACATGCTAATGAAAGCAACATTGAACTAGAAAGTCCAAAAGGACAATGGGTCTCAAGTAAATATTCTCATGCTCAGGGCAAAATACAAAAAAGTGAGATGAAGCACAGAAGAGATTCAAGCAGTGAGGAGGATAGACATAGTAAAGGAagaaaaaagcataaaaaacattCCTCCAGGGATCGCAGCCCTGGTCGAAAAAGTGTTAGCCCAAAGTCAAACAGGCATAAAAGTTACTATGACAAAGATACACGGGACAAACACAGCCATAAGAGAAAAAGACACCGCAAGAGATCATACAGTAGAGAGAGGAAGTCCTGGCGTAGTTAA
- the AKAP17A gene encoding A-kinase anchor protein 17A isoform X2, with protein sequence MAAATIVHDTSEAVELCDLFGLYLKPITKMIISVALPQLKQPGKSISNWEVMERLKGMVTKHQFSTLRISKSTMDFIRFEGEVENKSLVKEFVVALDSKSIKLSGFSDILKVRAAEYKIDFPTRHDWDSFFRDAKDMNENLPGERPDTIHLEGLPCKWFAQKDSGSEKPSEEVLVKVFSTFGDIRNVDIPMLDPYREEMTGRNFHTFSFGGHLNFESYVQYQEYAGFVKAMNALRGMKLMYKGDDGKAVACNIKVSFDSTKHLSETSIKKRQLERQKLQELEQRREDLKRKEKEAEERQKEEERQKELEELEKERKRKEKLRRKEEKQKEREARRNKKKLQKMQAEEQKRLQEKIRLEERRLLLAQRNLQSIRLIAELLSRVKAVKLHEQEEKEAERIRLLELEERRKEQEAELKRVEEEKQRALELQRKEKELREKLLNSLFTRNLLAVSQSKEEPKSFQCYPLQPSENIPRAASLSYVTSTSTQTSRAQIPSDYEQFMAQSTYANSNLQSLNGIYSADPSLQECKLNISNVNLGTQLYPHANILSNTTLHNTSAGNDQNVNLNKSHANESNIELESPKGQWVSSKYSHAQGKIQKSEMKHRRDSSSEEDRHSKGRKKHKKHSSRDRSPGRKSVSPKSNRHKSYYDKDTRDKHSHKRKRHRKRSYSRERKSWRS encoded by the exons ATGGCAGCTGCGACTATAGTCCATGATACTTCTGAAGCTGTGGAGCTTTGTGATTTATTTGGACTTTATCTAAAGCCTATCACAAAGATGATCATCAGTGTGGCCCTTCCACAGCTGAAGCAGCCAGGGAAGTCTATATCTAACTGGGAAGTCATGGAACGACTAAAAGGGATGGTAACTAAACATCAGTTTTCAACCTTGCGAATCTCCAAAAGCACCATGGACTTTATACGGTTTGAAGGAGAGGTGGAGAACAAAAGTTTGGTTAAGGAATTTGTAGTTGCCTTGGATAGTAAAAGCATAAAACTTAGTGGATTCTCGGATATTCTAAAAGTTAgagctgctgagtataaaataGATTTTCCTACTAGGCATGACTGGGATTCTTTTTTCCGTGATGCAAAAGATATGAATGAGAATCTACCAGGAGAAAGACCAGATACAATCCACCTGGAAGGACTGCCTTGCAAATGGTTTGCACAGAAAGACTCTGGTTCTGAAAAGCCTAGTGAAGAAGTCCTTGTGAAAGTCTTCAGTACCTTTGGGGATATAAGGAATGTGGATATACCAATGCTTGATCCCTATAGAGAAGAAATGACTGGCCGAAACTTTCATACATTTAGCTTTGGTGGACACTTGAACTTCGAATCCTATGTGCAATACCAAGAGTATGCAGGCTTTGTAAAGGCCATGAACGCTCTCAGAGGAATGAAACTGATGTACAAAGGGGATGATGGAAAAGCAGTGGCTTGTAATATTAAG GTTTCTTTTGATTCAACCAAACACTTGAGTGAAACTTCTATAAAAAAACGCCAGCTTGAACGTCAGAAATTGCAAGAACTTGAGCAGCGCAGAGAAGATTTGAAAAGAAAGGAGAAGGAAGCTGAGGAAAGGCAAAAAGAAGAAGAGCG ACAAAAAGAGCTAGAAGAGCTTGAAAAAGAGAGAAAACGCAAAGAGAAGTTAAGGCGGAAAGAGGAGAAACAAAAGGAACGAGAagctagaagaaataaaaaaaagctgcaaaaaatGCAAGCGGAGGAGCAGAAGAGATTGCAGGAGAAAATCCGGCTTGAAGAAAGAAGACTTTTACTGGCTCAAAGGAATTTGCAGTCCATCAGGCTAATTGCAGAGCTGCTGAGTAGAGTTAAG GCAGTGAAACTTCATGAGCAAGAAGAGAAGGAAGCTGAAAGGATTCGTCTTCTTGAGTTAGAGGAGAGAAGAAAGGAACAAGAGGCAGAATTGAAACGTGTGGAAGAGGAAAAGCAGCGAGCTCTGGAGCTTCAGCGCAAAGAGAAGGAACTGAGAGAGAAGCTCTTGAACAGTCTGTTTACCAGAAACTTGCTTGCTGTCTCTCAAAGCAAAGAAGAGCCCAAATCATTCCAGTGTTACCCTCTTCAGCCTAGTGAAAACATTCCTCGGGCTGCTTCATTAAGCTATGTCACATCTACCTCCACTCAGACTTCTAGAGCCCAGATACCTTCAGACTACGAACAATTTATGGCACAAAGTACCTATGCAAATTCAAATCTACAGAGTTTAAATGGGATCTATTCTGCAGATCCTTCTTTGCAGGAATGCAAACTTAATATCAGTAATGTAAACCTTGGTACGCAGTTGTACCCACATGCCAACATTTTGTCAAATACTACTCTACATAATACTTCTGCAGGAAATGATCAAAATGTTAACTTGAATAAATCACATGCTAATGAAAGCAACATTGAACTAGAAAGTCCAAAAGGACAATGGGTCTCAAGTAAATATTCTCATGCTCAGGGCAAAATACAAAAAAGTGAGATGAAGCACAGAAGAGATTCAAGCAGTGAGGAGGATAGACATAGTAAAGGAagaaaaaagcataaaaaacattCCTCCAGGGATCGCAGCCCTGGTCGAAAAAGTGTTAGCCCAAAGTCAAACAGGCATAAAAGTTACTATGACAAAGATACACGGGACAAACACAGCCATAAGAGAAAAAGACACCGCAAGAGATCATACAGTAGAGAGAGGAAGTCCTGGCGTAGTTAA